One genomic window of Garra rufa chromosome 2, GarRuf1.0, whole genome shotgun sequence includes the following:
- the LOC141325994 gene encoding NACHT, LRR and PYD domains-containing protein 1 homolog, whose translation MRAILKYKKLICSEYQYVTEYNSLPGEQVLLSERFTQPLILQRHRDQKEREEEICSSGESFQQVLNSRSSLESDPLNTLLESDHHGICPSAVILQGNSGNGKTLTVQKIMLDWASDKLYKERFDIVFHLKCKEINRIPGRKSLVEILSYNCSLTSDQISQILQQAPEKVLFIIDGFDELKLTQDIYDMSPHTDVIQKAPAEVTLCAMLRGHILPESFLLVTTRSTATDKLSRLLKGPHRFSEIMGFSEKGVEEYFQKFFQNDELFRRAYTFVKTNENLFTTCSIPVICWIICTTIKERFKIGADVTNGLETTTSIYVDFVFTLLEHHCQGLSQSVPSLLRSLGQLAERGMLEQQVLLDEKTVYETISDPAANPFLCKLLFKRRICQETVFSFMHLSFQEFFTALYYVILDEKESQKKLTPFLEHNDINAPRFAAVFQFAIGLLNKDVRHKLKKKYGLFVHPKTQALLKEWIREELQRSIYSRRAVFFLHCLYELHEDDFVKEAMEGWSEINGYGAFLRRTDCWALLYCSQCCQCIDELSLQDCKLTSEKLRIILQALPKFKKLTVWISPCWYKNPGRVMELLSFTLPHSELINIDWTKLFQIMYHKDSDAIMHILYSFTKLKKMEMRVDSLNKRWCVWSLQIIQNCPSLTELK comes from the exons ATGAGAGCAATACTCAAATATAAGAAGCTGATCTGCAGTGAGTATCAGTATGTGACTGAGTATAACTCTCTGCCTGGTGAACAAGTGCTGCTGTCTGAGCGATTCACACAACCTCTGATCCTTCAGAGACATAGAGATCAAAAAGAGAGAGAAGAAGAGATCTGCTCCAGCGGAGAAAGCTTTCAGCAGGTCCTCAACTCCAGGAGCAGTCTTGAATCTGACCCTTTGAACACTCTGTTAGAAAGTGATCACCATGGGATCTGTCCTAGTGCTGTCATACTGCAGGGAAATTCAGGGAATGGGAAGACCTTAACTGTGCAGAAGATAATGCTGGACTGGGCATCTGATAAACTCTACAAAGAGCGGTTTGATATTGTGTTCCACTTAAAGTGTAAAGAAATAAATCGCATTCCTGGCAGAAAGAGTTTGGTGGAGATCTTGAGCTACAACTGCAGTTTAACATCAGATCAGATCTCACAGATACTACAGCAGGCACCAGAGAAGGTGCTTTTCATTATTGATGGATTTGATGAGTTGAAACTCACACAGGACATTTATGAcatgtcacctcacactgatgtgATTCAGAAAGCTCCAGCTGAGGTCACTCTTTGTGCCATGTTGAGAGGACACATCTTGCCGGAGTCCTTCCTCCTGGTCACCACCAGATCTACAGCTACAGACAAGTTGAGTCGGCTCCTCAAAGGACCTCATCGTTTCTCTGAGATAATGGGTTTCTCTGAAAAGGGGGTGGAGGAGTACTTCCAGAAATTTTTTCAGAATGATGAACTCTTCAGGAGGGCTTATACATTTGTGAAGACAAATGAAAACCTCTTCACCACCTGCTCCATCCCTGTCATCTGCTGGATCATCTGCACAACTATAAAGGAACGCTTCAAAATTGGAGCAGATGTGACAAATGGACTGGAAACCACCACCTCTATATACGTTGATTTTGTGTTCACTCTGCTGGAGCATCACTGCCAGGGTTTAAGTCAGTCTGTCCCAAGCCTGCTAAGGAGTCTGGGTCAGCTGGCAGAGAGAGGGATGCTGGAACAACAAGTCTTGTTAGATGAgaaaactgtttatgaaacaatTTCCGATCCTGCAGCCAATCCATTTCTTTGCAAGTTACTCTTTAAGAGAAGAATCTGCCAGGAGACAGTGTTCAGTTTCATGCATCTCAGCTTTCAGGAGTTCTTTACTGCTCTCTACTATGTCATTCTAGATGAAAAAGAGTCCCAGAAAAAACTTACTCCATTTTTAGAACATAACGATATTAACGCTCCACGTTTTGCAGCTGTGTTTCAATTTGCAATTGGTCTCTTGAATAAGGATGTGAGACACAAACTTAAAAAGAAATACGGTCTGTTTGTTCACCCAAAGACACAGGCCCTTCTTAAAGAATGGATTCGGGAAGAGCTACAAAGATCCATATATTCACGTAGAGCAGTTTTTTTTCTTCACTGCCTCTATGAACTTCATGAAGATGACTTTGTGAAAGAAGCTATGGAAGGCTGGAGTGAAATTAATGGATATGGTGCATTTCTGAGAAGAACAGACTGCTGGGCTCTGCTGTACTGCTCTCAGTGCTGTCAGTGCATTGACGAACTGAGTCTCCAGGATTGCAAACTGACATCTGAAAAGTTGAGGATTATTCTGCAAGCTCTCCCCAAGTTTAAGAAATTAAC TGTCTGGATAAGTCCTTGCTGGTATAAAAACCCTGGACGAGTTATGGAGTTGCTCAGTTTCACCTTGCCACACTCAGAGCTCATTAACATCGACTGGACCAAACTTTTTCAGATAATGTACCATAAGGATTCAGATGCAATAATGCATATACTCTATTctttcactaaactgaaaaagATGGAAATGAGAGTGGACTCCCTGAATAAGAGATGGTGTGTTTGGAGCCTCCAAATCATCCAGAACTGTCCCAGTCTAACAGAACTTAAGTAA